A stretch of Sinimarinibacterium sp. NLF-5-8 DNA encodes these proteins:
- a CDS encoding citrate synthase: protein MSASNYSLINNQTGNKLDLASVQGTLGPVGLDVSKLYGQAGVFTYDPGFASTCSTQSAITYIDGDKGVLLYRGYPVAQLAEKCSFIEVAHLILNGELPNTAELQAFDQTIRKHTMINESLMSFFNGFRYDAHPMAMLTGVVGSLSAFYHDPNATKDEEYRKVFAHRMIAKIPTIAAATFKRHMGQPVMYPKNSLDYCSNLLHMMFAVPAEDYEVNPVAARALDVLFTLHADHEQNASTSTVRMAGSTGTNPYAAIAAGIAALWGPLHGGANEAVLKMLDEIGDVKNVRGFMDKVKDKESGVRLMGFGHRVYKNFDPRATIIREECYKVLKALNVNDPKLELAIRLEEIALSDDYFKQRKLYPNVDFYSGIIYKALGIPVSMFTPMFAVARTVGWVAHWMEMTADPSLRIARPRQVYTGADTRNVVDLAQR from the coding sequence ATGAGTGCGTCCAACTACAGCCTGATCAACAACCAAACAGGCAACAAACTCGATTTAGCGTCGGTCCAGGGCACGCTCGGCCCCGTCGGGCTGGATGTCAGCAAGCTGTACGGCCAGGCGGGTGTGTTTACCTATGACCCCGGTTTTGCCTCCACCTGCTCCACCCAGAGCGCCATCACCTATATCGACGGCGACAAGGGCGTGCTGCTGTACCGTGGCTATCCGGTTGCGCAACTGGCGGAAAAATGCAGCTTCATCGAAGTGGCGCATCTGATCCTCAACGGTGAGTTGCCCAACACGGCGGAGTTGCAGGCGTTTGATCAGACCATCCGCAAGCACACGATGATCAACGAATCGTTGATGAGCTTCTTCAATGGTTTTCGTTATGACGCGCATCCGATGGCCATGCTCACCGGCGTGGTCGGCTCGCTGTCGGCGTTCTACCACGACCCCAATGCGACCAAGGACGAGGAATACCGCAAAGTCTTTGCCCACCGCATGATCGCCAAGATTCCCACCATTGCCGCAGCCACTTTCAAGCGTCATATGGGTCAGCCGGTGATGTATCCGAAAAACTCGCTGGATTACTGCTCCAACCTGCTGCACATGATGTTTGCGGTTCCGGCAGAAGATTACGAAGTCAATCCGGTGGCCGCGCGCGCGCTCGACGTGCTGTTTACGCTGCACGCCGATCACGAACAGAACGCTTCGACTTCAACGGTGCGCATGGCCGGTTCGACCGGCACCAATCCGTATGCCGCCATCGCTGCGGGCATTGCTGCGCTGTGGGGGCCGCTGCACGGCGGCGCCAACGAAGCGGTGCTCAAGATGCTCGACGAAATCGGTGACGTGAAAAACGTGCGCGGCTTCATGGACAAGGTCAAGGACAAAGAATCCGGCGTGCGTCTGATGGGCTTTGGTCACCGCGTCTACAAAAACTTCGACCCGCGCGCGACCATCATCCGCGAGGAGTGCTACAAGGTGCTCAAGGCGCTCAACGTCAACGATCCCAAGCTGGAACTGGCGATCAGGCTCGAAGAAATCGCCCTGTCGGACGACTACTTCAAGCAGCGCAAGCTCTATCCCAACGTCGATTTCTACTCCGGCATCATCTACAAGGCGCTGGGCATTCCGGTGAGCATGTTCACGCCGATGTTTGCCGTCGCCCGCACCGTCGGCTGGGTTGCGCACTGGATGGAAATGACCGCCGATCCGAGCCTGCGCATTGCCCGTCCGCGCCAGGTCTATACCGGCGCCGATACCCGCAACGTGGTCGATCTGGCGCAGCGCTGA